The following nucleotide sequence is from Synergistaceae bacterium DZ-S4.
TGTCGCTGATATCCAGCGCAAGTTCCAGGTCATGCGTGATGTGGATGACACATTTGCCATTTTTGGACATGGCTCTTAAAAGCGACGTAAGTTCGCATAGGCCATTAAAATCAAGCCCTGCAGAAGGTTCGTCGAGCACAAGATAGTCGGGATCCGAGGCCAGTACCGAGGCTATCGCGACCCTTCTCTTCTCCCCTCCTGAAAGCATGAAGGGATTAGCCGGCGCAAAAGATCGGTCAAGCCCTATCAGGTCCATGGCAGCAAATATCCTCTCCTCAAGGACATCTCCGCTGAGGCCCCAGTTAGAGGGTCCGAATGAGATCTCTTCGCGGACCGTCTCAGCAAATATCTGCTGTTCCGGATACTGGAATACAAGCCCTACTGCCTGGCGTATCTTCCTCAGGTCAGCCGAATTCTTTTTTATTGACATACCGTCGACAGAGACCTCACCGGACTGGGGTATTATAAGGCCGTTGAGGTGCATGGCAAGCGTTGATTTTCCGCTTCCGGTATGGCCCACGATCGAAAGGATCTCTCCCTTTTCCGCCTCGAATGAAATGCCTTTTAGTGCGGCTGCTTCTGTAGGCAGCCCCCTGTTATAGGTATATGAAAGGTCATTTACAGTGAGAGACATAGTTTTTCCCTTATTTCACTGATATCGGACTTTGTCGACGGAGGTACGATCCCGTTTTTTGCAAGCTCTTCCCTAAGCACTGTGAGCGGAGGTTTTGCAAACCCCATCTCCCTCAGTCTGCGCTCTTCCATGGACAAAAATTCTTCTGTCCCGCCCTGCCATTGTATTTTTCCCTCTGCGACAACAACAGTTCTGTCTGAAAGAGCTGTCTCGTCCAGTCTGTGCGTCACCTGGACGACAGTACACCCTGAATCGTGCTCTTGCTTAACAAGATCAAGAAAAGATCTTCTGGATGCCGGGTCAAGCATTGACATCGCTTCGTCGAGCAAAAGGGCGCCCGGCCGGATGGCAAGGACGCCGGCAAGGGCAAGCCTTTGTTTCTGCCCTCCGGAGAGGGAGGAGACGGTATGCTTTCTCTTCTCCCAGAGCCCCGCTCCGAGAAGCGCTTCTTTTACTCTTGATTTGATCTCGTCGGACGGGAATCCCAGGTTTTCCGGTCCGAAAGCGGTGTCCTCTTCCACCACGGAAGCCACGATCTGGTCTTCCGGGTTCTGGAAGACCATGGATACTTTTGACCTGATGATCTCAGTATTGTCTGCGTTCTTTGTATCCATGCCGTCAATAAAACAACGGCCCTGCGATGGAAGCAGCAGGGCATTGAACAATTTCAGCAAAGTAGACTTTCCGGACCCGTTGGGCCCGAGGAGTGCCATCCACTCGCCGGCGCGGATTTCCAGATCGATGCCTTTAAGAACCTTTTTTTCGGTCTCCGGATACTGGAATTCCGCGCCCTCGAGACAAAGGGTCGTACCTGAACTCATTAAACTAATCGACCAGCTGTATAACCGCCATCTCGGAAGCATCGCCAACACGGGCGCCAAGTTTGACTATCCTTGTATAGCCGCCGTTGCGGTCAGCATATTTGGGTCCAAGTTCATTGAAAAGCTTTGTAACAGCCTCTTTATGCGGTAAGCGTGCCACGACGAGACGACGGTCGTTGAGGCTGCCTGATTTAGCTTTGGTGATAAGCTTTTCGGCTACTCTGCGAACTTCCTTTGCCCTGGTCGTTGTAGTCACTATGCTGCCCTCAATGAAGAGACTGGCTGCCATATTCCCGAGCATGGCCCACCTATGGGAGCTGCAGCGTCCCAACCGCCTTGTTGTCACGCGGTGTCTCATTTAAATTTCCTCCTTCTGTTTCTCTTCGTTCGTTTCGACTATGTCATCTATCGGAGAACTTATGTCTCCGCTTAGATTAAGATCGAATTTTGCAAGCTTCTCTTCTATCTCCCTGAGCGATATCTTGCCAAGGTTGCGTATTTTGAGAAGATCTTCCCTCGTTCTCGAAACCAGCTCGCCTATTATGTGAACTCCGCCGCGAAGGAGGCAGTTCTCGCTCCGTACAGAGAGTTCCAGGTCTCGGACGGGCCTTGAGTAGATGGAATTTTCGCCCATCGGGAAACCTGCCATTACTGGCTGTTTATCGATACCGGAGGTGCCGGAGACGTTCTTTGCGTTCTCCTCGCCCTTGATTATCTCTTCCAGCGCACTGCTTCCCGGGCCGGCAAGCGAATCGACTATGGAGGAATAGTATCCCTTCAGTATCCTGCTTGCCTGTATCACAGCCGATTCAGGGGATACTACCCCGTTAGTCCAGATCTCAAGTGTAAGGCTGTCATAGTCTGTCCTCTGGCCCATACGCTTGTCCTGGATATCATACTTGACCCTCTTTACAGGCGAATAGAGCGCATCAGTCTGAAGCGCGTCCACGGGCAGGTAGGAAGCTCTGGGACGGTCAATGGGCAAATACCCTGTCCCTGTGCCCACATAAAGATCCATTACCATAGATGCGCCTTCTTCCAGGGTGCAGATATATGCCTCCGGATCCGGGAATTCCACTTCGCTGTCCGGTTCGATATCTGCGGCTGTGACCGACTTTGGCCCTTTTACTTCAAGCCTGAGCGTCGTGACAGCCGAAGAATGACAGCGTACGGGAATATGTTTAAGGTTTACCAAAAGTTCGATCACATCCTCTTTGACGCCCGGGATTGTACTGAACTCATGGAGAACCCCCTCAATACGCACAGCAACAATAGCAGCACCACTGATAGAAGAGAGCAGAACTCTGCGAAGCGAGTTGCCCAGAGTTACCCCATAACCGATCTCCAGCGGTTCAATGGTAATTTTGCCGTATGACGGGGTGGATTCCTGTACTATGATCTCATGGCGATCATGCTCCATATTCTCCCCCACCTTTCGTTTCCCTAACGGGCATAGAATTCAACAACCAGCTGTTCGTTAACAGGTACTTCGATCTGCTCGCGGATAGGCACTGTCAGAACATTGCCTGTCATGGAATCAGGGCTGAAGGATAGCCAGGCAGGAATGCTGCGCACTGCCGCTGCCTCAGAATTTTCCTTCAGAAGGACTACCTCCCTGCTTCCTTCTGCGACAGCCACTACATCTCCCGGCTTAAGAAGTGCGCTGGGGATGTCGAGCTTGCGGCCGTTGACCGTGAAATGCCCGTGAGCTACCAGCTGTCTTGCCTGGCTCCTGCTGACACCAAAGCCGAGGCGATAGACGACGTTGTCGATCCTGCGCTCAAGGAGCTGAAGGAAATTATGGCCTGTCTGTCCCGGAAGATTTGATGCCTTTTCATATATTGTGCTGAACTGGGTCTCGTTGAGTCCGTAAAAACGGCGAAGCTTCTGCTTTTCCCTCAAACGGAGTCCATATTCGCTCATTTTGCCGCGGCGGGTACCATGCTGACCCGGCCTTGAATTACGCTTCGTAAGACCGCATTTCTCCGTATAACAGCGGTCTCCTTTAAGAAAGAGCTTCGTCCCCTCTGCACGGCAAAGCCTGCAGACAGGTCCTGTGTATCTGCTCATACCAGTCTTTTACCTCCTTTGTTGCCTACACGCGGCGCCGCTTGGGCGGGCGGCAGCCATTGTGCGGGATAGGGGTTGCATCTTTGATGACATTGACCTGAAGTCCGGCTGCCTGAAGCGAACGTATCGCTGATTCGCGGCCCGGTCCGGGGCCCTTTACGATAACATCGATCTCGACTACTCCGTTATCCTGAGCAACCTTTGCTGCCTGAGCCGCTGACATCTGAGCTGCATAGGGCGTTGACTTACGGGTCCCCTTAAAGCCGACGTTGCCGCCGGAAGCCCACGAAAGTGCATTGCCCTGTTTGTCTGTAAGCGTCACTATGGTGTTGTTGAACGTAGAAAAAATATGCGCTACGCCATAGCTGACATTCTTTCTCTCTTTACGTTTACGACTACGCTGTACGCGTTTTGCCACCTGTTGTTCCCTCCTTGGTCAAGCCTTATTTCGTGGCTTTTTTCTTGCCCGCGACTGTCCTCTTCGGACCCTTGCGTGTACGGGCGTTCGTCTTGGTCCTCTGACCGCGGACAGGAAGACCCTGGCGGTGTCTGAGACCGCGATAGCAACCTATATCCATGAGACGCTTGATGTTCATTGCTATCTCACGGCGAAGGTCACCTTCAACCTTGTGGTTGTTTTCAAGTTCTGCGCGCAGCTTCTGCTCTTCCTCTTCAGTCAGGTCTTTCACCCTTGTGTTGGGGTCGATGCCAGTTGTTGTGATTATCTGCTGCGCAACTGCCGGACCTACTCCGAAAATGTAGGTGAGGGCGATTTCGATCCTCTTCTCACGCGGCAGGTCGACGCCGGCTATACGAGCCATCCTGCTACCTCCTTGCTCCCTGGCGCTGTTTGTGACGCGGATTTCTGCTGCATATCACGCGAACGACGCCATGGCGTTTGATTATCCTGCAATACTCACAAATCGTCTTTACCGACGGTCTTACTTTCATTAATGCAGACCTCCTTGAGAAATACTGAAAATCCCTTTTAAGGGAACCAAAACAAAAATCTCTTCTACTTGTATCTGTATGTGATCCGCCCGCGTGTCAGGTCATAGGGCGAAAGCTGAAGCAGAACACGATCTCCCGGAAGGATCCTAATAAAATGCATGCGCATTTTTCCAGAAACGTGAGCCAGTATCTTGTGGCCATTCTCCAGTTCTACCTGGAACATGGCGTTGGGCAGTGGCTCCACTACCTTGCCTTTTACTTCAATAACCTCTTCTTTGGCCATGCAGCAGCCTCAACCTCCCTGTCTCCAAGATGTGTCGCCGTCATCCAGAATCACGGAAACTTTCTGTGCCAACCAGCCGTTGTCCAGAGGTTTCCCGCCAGCAACACGCCCAGCCACATCTTTGAGATTCATTAGTCTCTTTTGAAGGTGCTTCACGTTCTTTTTTTTAGGCTTCTCGACGGGGTAATTTCTGCCGTCAGCTATGAAGACCCGTGTCTCACTTTCAATTCCCACCACTACAAACTGTTTTCCGTTGTTCTTTCCGCGGCGCACAAAGACCACATCGCCCGTCTTCAGGGACCCTTCGATCAAGCCGGGGGTCACTCCCATGGCGTCAGTATCTCCGCTCCGTCAGGGGTAACAAGAAGACTGTGTTCAAAATGAGCTGCATCGCTGCCGTCAGCTGTTACTACAGTCCAGTTGTCTGAGAGGTTTTTGACCTCTTCACTCCCCGACATTACCATCGGTTCAACACAGAAGGTCATGCCGGCCTTTAATGTAATACCGTTGCCCGGCCTTCCGTAGTTTGGTACCTGCGGCGCTTCGTGCAGCCTTCTGCCTATTCCGTGTCCTGCGTAATCCCTTACCAGACCGAAACCGGAAGGTATAACTAAGCTCTCTATGGCATGACCTATGTCACCAAGCGTCGCGCCTGCTCTCACCGCATTGACTCCCCTGTGCAGCGACTCAAGCGTTATATCGAGCAGCCGCTGCCGATCTTCGCTTATTTCGCCTACTGCAAAGGTGCAGGCAGCATCTCCGAAAAAACCGCTGTAAGATACCCCTGTGTCAATGCTGATGATATCGCCGTCCTGAAGCACTCTCTCTTTAGAAGGTATCCCGTGTACTATCTCATCATTCACAGAGGCGCAGATAGTGCCGGGAAAAGGTGTGGATACCCATGGGACCCTGTAACCCTTGAACGCCGGCCTGGCGTTCTCTTTCATGACAAGGGCCTCAGCCGCCAGGTCCAGAGTATAGGTGTCAACACCCGGTCTCACCATGTCTTTCATAAGCCTGAGGATATCAGCGACAATACGTCCGGCATGGCGCATTTTTTCAAGATCCCGATCGCTTTTAAAGGTGATCATCGATCTTCGCCCTTCATTTTTTCCAGAAGCTTCAGAACAACATCCTTTCCACCGGCTGCATCGACAGAAAAAAGAATGTCTTTGCTTCGGTAATGATCGATCAAAGGTGCTGTCTGTTCGTGGAAGACGGTAAGGCGGTTGCGGATGACGCTTTCTTTGTCGTCATCACGCTGGATCACTTCTCCGCCGCACTTGTCACAGACTCCTTCGACCTTTGCCGGCTTAAAGATCATATTATAGATCTCACCGCAAGATTTGCATACCCTTCTTGTGGTAAGCCTCTGCACAACGACGTCGTCATCTACTTCAAGCTGGATGACCGCATCAAGTGATATGCCGAGTTTTTTCAGCATAGAGTCAAGCGCTTCAGCCTGAGGTCTGGTCCTCGGGAATCCGTCCAGCAGGAACCCTTCTTCACAGTCAGGTTCCTGCAGCCTTGACTCTACCATTGCAACTATCACTTCGTCAGGCACAAGTTTTCCGGCTTCCATATATCCTTTTGCATTCCTGCCAAGTTCGGTATCGGCCTTGACATTGGCCCTGAGTATGTCTCCTGTGGATATGTGGGCAATGGGATATTTCTGCCTGATGCTCTCAGCCTGAGTTCCTTTTCCTGAACCCGGGGCTCCGATCAGTATGATCCGCATAACAAACCTCCGAATTACATTCTCAGAAGGCCGCCTGTCTTGCCTCCGCGGCGCTTCAGGATACCTTCGTAATGACGCATTATAAGCTGGCCTTCTATCTGATGTACCGTGTCAAGGGCAACACCGACCACTATTATCACGGCAGTTCCGCCGAAATAGAAGGTGTTGATATTCATCAGCCCTGTCATCATTGTGGGAACGACGGCCACTACCGCTAGCGCGACCGCTCCGCCAAGAGTTATGCGTCCCATGACTTTTTCGATATAGTCTGTTGTCGGTCTGCCCGGGCGTATACCCAGGATGAACCCGCCGTTCTTCTTCATGTTCGTCGAAATGTCTTCAGGCTTGAAGACTACCGCAGTGTAGAAGTACGAGAAGAAGATTATCATCGCCACGTAAAGTATCATGTAGATGGGGCTGCTGGGGCTGAATGCACTCTGGACCGCCTGTGCGATACCATGCTGAAAAAGGCCGGCAATGGTATAAGGGAAGAGCAGTACCGATGACGCGAAGATTATCGGTATGACTCCCGCTGTGTTTACTCGCAGAGGTATAAAGCTGCTCTGTCCTCCGTACATTTTGTTCCCGACCATGCGCTTGGCATACTGCACCGGGAGACGGCGCTGCCCTTCCTGGAGCATTACACATCCTGCTATTACGGCAACCATTACAAGGACTGCCAGCAGCACTATCAGAATGTTCATCTCTCCAAGCCTTACAAGCGTGAAGGTCCTTATTATCGCTTCCGGTATCCTTGCGACTATACCTGCAAAGATAAGGAGTGATATGCCGTTTCCGATGCCATGGTCGGACATTACTTCTCCGAGCCACATGACAGCCACCGCGCCGGTCGTAAGTGTTACGGCAACAAGTGCTATATCCATCCAGCTGCCTGTAAATATCCCGAGATTCCTGAGCCAGCCCGTCATTCCGACTGCCTGAATAAGCGCGAAGATTATAGTTCCGTAGCGTGTGTACTGAACTACCTTCTTACGCCCTTCCTCTCCCTCTTTCTGCATCTTTTCAAGGCTCGGCACCACAACTGTGAGCAGCTGCATGACAATGCTTGCGTTGATGTACGGGGTCACACCGAGTGCAAATATGCTGAATCTGCTGAGTGCGCCTCCTGCAAAGAGGTCCAGGAAACCCAAAACGCCGCCCTGCTCAAAAAGCTTGCCGAGAGCTGCCGCGTCGACACCCGGTGTCGGCATGTGCGCTCCCAGCCTGTAAACGAACAACGCGGCCAGGGTAAAGAGTATCCGCCGCTTAAGGTCAGGCAGTCTGAAGGCATCCCGGAAGGAATCTAACACTTAGATCACCTCTGCCTTTCCGCCGGCTGCTTCGATCTTTTTTGCAGCCGATGCGCTGTAGGCGTTAGCGTGCACTGTAAAGTTCTTTGAAAGTTCACCGACCCCGAGTATCTTGACCGGTTTGTCTGCACCTGAGATCAGGCGGAGAGCGTAAAGGCTCTCTGCTGTAATTTCAGAGCCGTTCTCGAAGCGGTCTTCGAGATCAGAAATGTTGACTATTTCATATCTCACCGCAAAACGGTAATTGCTGAATCCGCGTTTTGGGATACGGCGGGCAAGAGGCATCTGGCCGCCTTCAAAGTTAGCCTTGATCGATACTCCGGCTCTGGCCTTCTGTCCTTTGTGCCCTTTGCCCGCGGTCTTGCCTTTACCGCTGCCAAGGCCCTGACCAAGACGTTTCTTCTTTTTACGTGAACCCTCTGCGGGACACAGATCATGAAGATTCATGTCAGTACCTCCCTATTCCTCTACATTCCACTCCAGCAGGTGGGGAATGGAGTTGACCATTCCCATTATCTGCGGAGTGGCTTCGTGACAGACTGTGTCGTTCAGCCTGTGAAAGCCGAGGGCCTTGATTATCCTCTCCTGACGGGGAGGGCGGCCGATCGTGCTTTTTTTCCACGTAATGGTTACTTTTGCCATTTCGATCTACCTCCTACGCTTCCTTGCGGTCCTTGCCGCGCAGCCTTCGGATCTCTTCGGGAGTCCTCAGGTTTTTGACGGCAGACATTGTCGCATAGGAAACATTGATCGGGTTGGAGGTCCTTCCGATGACCTTGGTCAGGATATCTTTTACTCCGCCAAGCTCCATGATCGCACGGACAGCTCCGCCGGCGATAACTCCGGTACCGGGCGCTGCAGGGCGGAGCATTACCTCGGCGGCTCCGAACTTTCCGACTATAGGATGCGGAATGGTATGTCCGACCTTCTTAAGGTCGATCATGTTCTTCTTTGCATGCTCTATACCTTTGCGCATTGCCTCAGAAATTTCCTTGGCTTTGCCGATGCCGAGACCTACCTGGCTCACGCCGTCTCCGACAACTACAAGTACGCTGAAACGGAACCTCTTTCCGCCTTTGACGACCTTGCTTACCCTGTTGATGGATACTATGCGCTCTGAAAGCTCAAGGCCCCTGCTGCTATAGGTTTTATTGCTAGGTGTATCCTTCGCCACGTTTCTCTGCCTCCTCCTAGAACTTCAGGCCGGCTTCACGCGCCGCTTCTGCCAGGGCCTTGACTCTGCCGTGAAAGACATGTCCGCCGCGGTCAAAAACGACAGCACTGATACCCTGGGCCAGAGCACGTTCTGCGATCAGCTTGCCAACAGCTTTTGCAGCTTCCTGGTTTCCTGTGCCCTTCAAGTCTTTGAATGTCTGCTCCATCGTTGAAGCCGACACAAGTGTTCTTCCCTGTACATCATCGATAACCTGGGCGTATATATGCTTAAGGCTTCCGAATACTGCAAGACGGGGACGCTCGACAGTGCCTGAGAGATGTTTCCTGAGGCGACGATGGCGGAGCTCCCGCATTTTGTTGCGACTGCGATTACTGATCAACGTCCTTCACCTCGCCTTACTTCTTGGCGCCGGCCTTGCCGGCCTTGCGTATCACGAATTCACCGGAGTACCTTATGCCCTTGCCTTTGTAAGGTTCGGGAGGACGATACTCGCGTATGTTTGACGCGACCTGTCCGACAAGCTGCCTGTCTATGCCGCGTACGACTATCTTGATCGGGCTTTCACATGCAAATTCTATGCCTGCCGGCGGTTCGACCTCTACGGGATGTGAAAAGCCAAGGCTCAGGACAAGGTTCTTGCCCTGCATCTGAGCGCGGTAGCCGACTCCGACGATCTCAAGTACTTTTTCAAACCCGCTGCTTACCCCGGTAACCATGTTGTTCAGGATCGCCCTTGTCATACCGTGTGCGGCGCGGACTGTCTTTATTTCGCTCTCGCGGGTAACGACCAGTTTCGCATCTTCCTGTTCAACTTTGATCTGAGGCATCACATCCATCTCAAGGATACCTTTGGAACCCTTTACGGAGACGCGGCTGCCGTCGATCTTCACTTCTACTCCCTTTGGAAGCGGTATCGGTTTACGTCCTATCCTAGACACCTATGCCACCCCCATTACCATACATAGCATACGACTTCGCCGCCAAGTCCGCGCTTGCGCGCTTCTGCGTCGGTCATAAGCCCTGCTGATGTTGATATCATGGCGATCCCGAGGCCGCCCATTACTTTGGGAAGCTCGTCCTTGCCAACGTAAATACGGCGTCCGGGCTTGCTTATCCTGCGCAGTCCCTGGATCACGCGTTCCTTCGCCGGTCCATAGTTCATGGTCACCCTGAGTATGGGCATCGGCTGCTTTGAATCATTGATCGTCTTGTAGTTGCGGATATAGCCTTCCTCTTTAAGGATGCGCGCCATTTCGAGGCGCATCTTGCTAAGAGGCATGTCCACCATTTCATGATAGACAACGTTCGCATTCCTAATGCGTGTGAGCATATCCGCGACAGGATCGGTAATATGCATTAAAGGATCCTCCCTTCCACGCCCACTTGCCTACCAGCTCGACTTGACTACGCCAGGGATCTTGCCCTCGCGCGCAAGCTTGCGGAAACAGCAGCGGCACATGTCGAACTTTCTTATATACCCATGCGGACGTCCGCACAGGGGGCAGCGGTTATACTTTCTCACTTTGAACTTCGGTTCAAGCTTTGATTTGTTTACCAAGCTTTTACGGGCCATAAGTATACTCCTTCCTAACGGGCGAAGGGCATGCCCAGTTCGGCCAACAGAGCCTGGGCTTCCTCATCCGCCTTCGCGGTCGTAACGAACGTGATATTCATTCCGCGCTGACGAATTACCTTATCGTAGTCTATTTCAGGGAAAAGGAGCTGCTCTTTCAGGCCGAGGTTGTAATTGCCCCTGCCGTCAAAACCCCTCTTTGATATACCCTGGAAGTCCTTGATACGCGGAAGCGCTATGCTGATCAGGCGGTCTACAAATTCCCACATCCTGGGGCCCCTCAGCGTTACGCAGCACGCGACCGGCATGCCTTCGCGGACTTTGAAACCCGCAATGGATTTTTTCGCCCTTTTCATCATGGGTTTCTGTCCGGAAATTATCGTCAGCTCGTTGATCGAAGCATCCATGTACTTATTGTCCAGCTTTGCTTCGTTTACGCCGATATTGATGACGACCTTTACCAGGCGGGGGATCTCCATGACGTTCTTGTATCCGAACTGTTCTTTCAGCTTCGGAAGGACGTCCTCACTGTACTTTGTCAAAAGACGCGGTGTCATAGTTGTCCCTCCTTAGACCTTGTCGACTATCTCGCCGCACTGCTTGCAGACGCGGACTTTTTTGCCGCTGTCAAGATAGGCGCGGCTTACACGCGTAGGTTTGCCGCAGGAGGGGCACACGAGCATTACTTTGCATGCATGCAGGGGCGCTTCCTTTTTGACAAATCCGCCGCGCGGATCCTTTTGTGTCGGACGTGCGCTTTTGGTCACCATGTTGACGTTCTCGATGACTATAGTGTCTTTCTGAAGATCCCTGCGGAGGACTTTGCCCTCTTTGCCGGCATCCTTCCCGGAAACGACACGGACACGATCCCCTTTTTTGATTCTCATCTTGGACATGAGCTGTTACCCCCTACACTACCTCGGGAGCAAGAGAGACTATTCGCATGTATTTCTTCTCTCTAAGTTCCCGGGCTACAGGACCAAATATACGGGTTCCCTTGGGATCTCCGTTGTTGTCGATGACGACTGCGGCGTTGTCATCGAAGCGAACATACGATCCGTCCTTGCGGCGGATCTCTTTTTTCGTCCTGACGATGACTGCCTTTACTACGTCGCCTTTTTTGATGTTGGCATTCGGTGTGGCCTCACGGACCGAGGCGACTATGACATCGCCCACCGTACCTGTCTTATGAAAGCTGCCGCCTTTGACCTGG
It contains:
- the rplR gene encoding 50S ribosomal protein L18, which gives rise to MISNRSRNKMRELRHRRLRKHLSGTVERPRLAVFGSLKHIYAQVIDDVQGRTLVSASTMEQTFKDLKGTGNQEAAKAVGKLIAERALAQGISAVVFDRGGHVFHGRVKALAEAAREAGLKF
- the rplF gene encoding 50S ribosomal protein L6, whose protein sequence is MSRIGRKPIPLPKGVEVKIDGSRVSVKGSKGILEMDVMPQIKVEQEDAKLVVTRESEIKTVRAAHGMTRAILNNMVTGVSSGFEKVLEIVGVGYRAQMQGKNLVLSLGFSHPVEVEPPAGIEFACESPIKIVVRGIDRQLVGQVASNIREYRPPEPYKGKGIRYSGEFVIRKAGKAGAKK
- the rpsH gene encoding 30S ribosomal protein S8, coding for MHITDPVADMLTRIRNANVVYHEMVDMPLSKMRLEMARILKEEGYIRNYKTINDSKQPMPILRVTMNYGPAKERVIQGLRRISKPGRRIYVGKDELPKVMGGLGIAMISTSAGLMTDAEARKRGLGGEVVCYVW
- a CDS encoding type Z 30S ribosomal protein S14 — encoded protein: MARKSLVNKSKLEPKFKVRKYNRCPLCGRPHGYIRKFDMCRCCFRKLAREGKIPGVVKSSW
- the rplE gene encoding 50S ribosomal protein L5; translation: MTPRLLTKYSEDVLPKLKEQFGYKNVMEIPRLVKVVINIGVNEAKLDNKYMDASINELTIISGQKPMMKRAKKSIAGFKVREGMPVACCVTLRGPRMWEFVDRLISIALPRIKDFQGISKRGFDGRGNYNLGLKEQLLFPEIDYDKVIRQRGMNITFVTTAKADEEAQALLAELGMPFAR
- the rplX gene encoding 50S ribosomal protein L24 — its product is MSKMRIKKGDRVRVVSGKDAGKEGKVLRRDLQKDTIVIENVNMVTKSARPTQKDPRGGFVKKEAPLHACKVMLVCPSCGKPTRVSRAYLDSGKKVRVCKQCGEIVDKV
- the rplN gene encoding 50S ribosomal protein L14, whose amino-acid sequence is MIQLRTVLNVADNSGAKKILCIQVKGGSFHKTGTVGDVIVASVREATPNANIKKGDVVKAVIVRTKKEIRRKDGSYVRFDDNAAVVIDNNGDPKGTRIFGPVARELREKKYMRIVSLAPEVV